A section of the Virgibacillus sp. NKC19-3 genome encodes:
- a CDS encoding LTA synthase family protein: protein MKKFLSTKMGFFAIAVVLFWIKTYIIYSVEFSLGVSNGIQEFLLFFNPLSSGLIFLGLALFVKGRRAGIWVIIIDTILTFILYANVVFNRANSDFITIPTLFQTSNFGSLGSSIADLAMIHDLLYTVDLIILIVLFVKMRTNWSPTRMQIRKPVMVLMAGVVVFTVNLGLAEADRPQLLERTFDRNYVVKYLGVYNFLIHDAIQSAETSTRRVLADSSDLTEVENYTDSKYAEPNPDYFGEGEGKNVIKIHLESFQSFLINYELHGEEVTPFLNSLVNDESQDFTYFDNFFHQTEQGKTADAELIMDTSQYGLPQGAAFVTKGSNTYQSLPAIMNQQQDYTSAVFHGDDKSFWNRDEVYKYLGIDEFYDSSYYDMSEDNVINYGLKDKPFLEESIPLLEDMDEPFYAHMMTLTHHHPYLIDEEEATIDPAETGDGSVDRYFQTARYMDEALEQFFDDLKEAGLYEDSIIMLYGDHYGISDNHNRAMGEIMDEEITPLKNAELQRVPYMIRVPGVEGQGTNHEYAGMVDVVPTLLHLLGIDSEDYIQFGTDLFSEDHKDFVPFRNGDFMTEEYSYVNGVYYDNETKEEIEEPTEEMKEQRETAVRELELSDEVMYGDLLRFYTPNEDWEPVDHNDYFYGGNEEEEEDES from the coding sequence GTGAAGAAATTTTTATCTACGAAGATGGGGTTCTTTGCGATCGCTGTAGTGCTTTTTTGGATAAAAACGTATATTATATATTCAGTAGAATTTAGTTTAGGTGTAAGCAATGGGATACAGGAATTTCTATTATTCTTTAATCCACTCAGTTCCGGATTGATTTTTCTGGGATTGGCATTGTTTGTTAAAGGCAGAAGAGCGGGAATATGGGTTATTATTATTGACACGATATTAACGTTTATACTGTATGCAAATGTGGTTTTCAATCGTGCTAATAGTGATTTTATTACCATACCGACGCTATTTCAAACAAGTAATTTCGGTAGTTTGGGTAGTAGTATTGCAGATTTAGCAATGATACATGACCTGTTGTATACCGTAGATTTAATTATTTTGATCGTATTATTTGTAAAGATGCGTACAAATTGGTCACCAACACGTATGCAGATCCGTAAACCGGTTATGGTATTAATGGCGGGTGTTGTGGTTTTTACGGTGAACCTTGGTTTGGCAGAAGCAGACCGTCCACAATTATTGGAACGTACGTTTGACCGTAATTATGTAGTGAAATATCTTGGTGTCTATAATTTCTTAATTCATGACGCTATTCAAAGTGCTGAAACCTCCACAAGACGTGTTTTAGCTGATAGCAGTGATCTAACAGAAGTTGAAAATTATACGGATAGTAAATATGCAGAACCAAATCCGGATTATTTTGGAGAAGGGGAAGGCAAAAATGTCATTAAAATACACCTGGAGTCATTTCAGTCCTTTTTAATCAATTATGAGCTACATGGAGAGGAAGTAACGCCATTCTTAAATTCATTGGTCAATGATGAGAGCCAGGACTTTACGTATTTTGATAATTTCTTCCATCAGACGGAACAAGGAAAAACTGCGGATGCGGAATTAATTATGGATACGTCGCAGTATGGGTTACCTCAAGGTGCTGCGTTTGTAACCAAAGGAAGCAATACGTATCAATCCTTGCCTGCTATTATGAATCAGCAACAGGATTATACAAGTGCTGTTTTCCACGGAGATGATAAATCATTTTGGAATCGGGATGAAGTTTACAAATATCTAGGAATTGATGAGTTCTATGATTCTAGTTACTATGATATGAGTGAAGATAACGTCATTAACTATGGGCTAAAAGATAAGCCATTCTTGGAGGAATCAATTCCTTTACTTGAAGATATGGATGAGCCGTTTTATGCGCATATGATGACATTAACTCATCATCACCCCTATTTAATTGATGAAGAGGAAGCTACAATTGATCCAGCAGAAACGGGTGATGGTTCGGTTGACCGTTATTTCCAAACCGCACGCTATATGGATGAAGCTTTGGAACAATTCTTTGATGACTTGAAAGAAGCGGGATTGTATGAGGATTCCATCATTATGCTTTACGGGGATCATTATGGTATTTCAGATAACCATAATCGAGCAATGGGTGAAATCATGGATGAAGAGATCACGCCACTTAAGAATGCAGAATTACAACGCGTCCCATATATGATTCGTGTGCCGGGTGTTGAAGGACAAGGCACAAATCATGAATATGCTGGTATGGTGGATGTTGTGCCGACGTTATTACATCTTTTGGGTATTGATTCCGAAGATTATATTCAGTTTGGTACAGACTTGTTCTCGGAGGACCACAAGGATTTTGTTCCATTTCGAAATGGTGACTTTATGACAGAAGAATACAGTTACGTTAACGGTGTGTATTATGATAATGAAACGAAAGAAGAGATCGAGGAACCAACAGAAGAGATGAAGGAACAGCGTGAAACTGCAGTTCGAGAGTTGGAATTGTCAGATGAAGTAATGTATGGAGATCTATTACGTTTCTACACGCCGAATGAGGATTGGGAACCTGTAGATCATAATGATTATTTCTACGGGGGAAATGAAGAAGAGGAAGAAGATGAATCGTAA
- a CDS encoding hemolysin XhlA family protein: MADISNRDLFLMMKELGESLNEVKETVGTIETRVGNIETRVENIETRVENMETEMKEMRHDIHILDKKVTVLSDDLLQARAEITILQEEAN, from the coding sequence ATGGCTGATATTTCAAATAGGGATTTATTTTTAATGATGAAAGAATTAGGAGAAAGTTTAAATGAGGTTAAAGAGACAGTAGGGACCATAGAGACAAGGGTTGGTAATATAGAAACAAGAGTAGAAAATATAGAAACAAGAGTAGAAAATATGGAAACGGAAATGAAAGAAATGAGACATGATATCCATATCCTGGATAAAAAAGTTACCGTGCTTTCGGATGATCTACTACAAGCAAGAGCAGAAATTACAATTCTTCAGGAAGAAGCCAATTGA
- a CDS encoding agmatinase family protein encodes MSQERIYGNTPCFLGGRKVNLKDDSTNDRDVLIYGVPWEGSVTWGDYTGAELGPKVIRLNSARYSGYLPELNDINVLAHYAVGDLGDVDVVPADTIETMRRIENVASDVWKTNTFPVAFGGDHGITYPIVKALSEEIDGQVGIIHLDAHYDNHPDYEGDLYARSTPFHRIYESESVRNESIVHMGIHGPRNKPETGKYAKEVGAATISVRDVRKSGNENDLPALARQAYDIASEGTEAVYLSICSDVLDFAFNPGGPVDGNGITSFELLELVHEFAKLGIRGMDYVEVYPQQDINDNSSHFVTYAVLYALAGNMLRKQNE; translated from the coding sequence TTGAGTCAAGAAAGAATTTATGGCAATACACCTTGTTTTTTAGGTGGTAGAAAAGTTAATTTGAAGGATGATAGTACGAATGATAGAGATGTGTTGATATACGGAGTCCCTTGGGAAGGCTCTGTCACATGGGGGGACTATACAGGCGCTGAATTGGGCCCAAAAGTGATTCGATTGAATTCGGCTCGTTATTCAGGATACCTGCCCGAATTAAATGATATCAATGTATTAGCACATTATGCTGTAGGTGACTTAGGTGATGTCGATGTGGTTCCTGCAGATACGATTGAAACAATGCGCCGTATTGAAAATGTTGCAAGTGATGTTTGGAAAACGAATACATTCCCTGTTGCATTTGGTGGGGATCATGGGATAACATACCCGATTGTAAAGGCCTTAAGTGAAGAGATTGATGGACAGGTGGGGATCATTCATTTGGATGCGCACTATGATAACCATCCCGATTATGAAGGTGATTTATATGCGCGCAGCACGCCTTTTCACCGCATTTATGAAAGCGAAAGTGTGCGCAATGAAAGTATTGTCCATATGGGCATTCATGGACCACGTAATAAACCTGAAACGGGAAAATATGCAAAAGAGGTTGGTGCAGCAACGATTTCCGTAAGGGATGTCCGTAAATCCGGCAATGAAAATGATTTGCCAGCGTTAGCACGACAAGCATATGATATTGCAAGTGAAGGAACAGAAGCTGTCTATTTAAGTATTTGCAGTGATGTGCTTGATTTTGCTTTTAATCCAGGGGGACCGGTTGATGGAAACGGGATAACCTCCTTTGAACTGCTTGAACTTGTTCATGAATTTGCCAAACTCGGTATCCGTGGAATGGATTATGTGGAAGTTTATCCACAACAAGACATAAATGATAACTCCTCGCATTTTGTTACCTATGCTGTGCTTTATGCATTGGCCGGAAACATGTTACGGAAACAGAACGAATAA
- a CDS encoding carbohydrate ABC transporter permease produces MKRSVGEILGKTGIRIPLILWTIAVLYPIFWMFLGSFKSNAEIYRNPWGIPESLNWQNFADAWTNYNIDTSVFNSFIVTAVGAILTLALAIPTAYAIERLKFRGSNFLFILYVSAMMIPMVLGWIPLFFLLMEFNLLDNIFGLAIVYAVSQLPFTIFVLTSFLSTIPKSLEEAAAIDGMSPYGILVKIITPLSMSGIITVTIMNTIQFWNEYFMALIFLQSSENYTLALAIDFISSEAQYTNAWGTLFASLIIAIVPVIVLYAIFQRRIAKGMTEGAIKG; encoded by the coding sequence GTGAAGCGTAGTGTAGGTGAAATCCTGGGAAAAACAGGGATACGGATTCCGCTCATCCTCTGGACAATAGCAGTATTATATCCGATTTTCTGGATGTTTCTCGGGTCTTTCAAATCAAATGCAGAGATCTACAGAAATCCTTGGGGGATCCCTGAATCATTGAACTGGCAAAATTTTGCTGATGCATGGACAAATTATAATATTGACACAAGCGTTTTTAATAGTTTCATTGTGACGGCAGTTGGTGCAATTTTAACATTAGCGCTCGCGATACCAACGGCATATGCCATTGAACGATTGAAGTTTCGCGGGAGTAATTTTTTATTTATTTTATATGTTTCCGCCATGATGATTCCGATGGTGCTTGGATGGATTCCGTTATTCTTCTTATTAATGGAATTTAATTTGCTTGATAATATATTTGGGCTGGCAATTGTATATGCTGTTAGTCAGTTGCCATTCACGATATTCGTTCTAACCAGCTTTTTGAGCACGATTCCGAAATCGCTGGAAGAAGCTGCAGCCATTGATGGAATGTCACCGTATGGTATATTGGTAAAAATCATTACTCCTTTGAGTATGTCAGGAATTATTACGGTAACGATTATGAATACGATTCAGTTCTGGAACGAATACTTCATGGCATTGATTTTTCTGCAGAGCAGTGAGAATTATACACTGGCACTAGCGATTGATTTTATTAGCAGTGAGGCGCAGTATACCAATGCTTGGGGGACATTATTCGCAAGTCTTATTATAGCGATTGTTCCTGTGATTGTTCTTTATGCAATTTTCCAGCGGCGGATTGCGAAGGGAATGACGGAAGGAGCGATTAAGGGATAA
- a CDS encoding carbohydrate ABC transporter permease → MVQSKKQKYTFLAFCLVPTFIMFVIFTLYPLFSGLYYSFFDFSGSSQNMEFIGLDNYIQLINDAIIPNTIIHDYFLVVTKVIGIMIMAMFFAVALTQLKIKEAPFYRIVFFFPNIMSVVVIGILWTFVYNPDLGLVNSALEFLGLESVARPWLGSETWALPSLVLPSIWAGIGLFLLMLMGGIANISKSYYEAAEIDGASQWQQFWKVTLPLVWPQVKISVLYIVITTLNGSFILVQVMTGGGPNNSTHVMGSYLYQQAFVQYNFGYGATIGVMILALSLITVLLLQLLMRRDKVEY, encoded by the coding sequence ATGGTACAGTCTAAAAAACAAAAATATACCTTTCTAGCTTTTTGTTTGGTGCCTACTTTTATAATGTTTGTTATTTTTACACTTTATCCTTTGTTTAGTGGTTTGTACTATTCCTTCTTTGATTTTTCAGGATCGTCACAGAACATGGAATTCATTGGATTAGATAACTACATACAATTAATAAATGATGCAATCATTCCGAATACCATTATTCATGATTATTTCCTTGTGGTTACAAAGGTTATTGGAATTATGATTATGGCCATGTTCTTTGCTGTTGCTTTAACACAATTAAAAATAAAGGAAGCACCATTTTATCGAATTGTATTCTTCTTCCCGAATATTATGTCTGTTGTCGTTATTGGGATCCTTTGGACGTTTGTGTATAACCCGGATTTGGGATTGGTTAATTCGGCTCTGGAATTTCTGGGACTTGAATCTGTAGCAAGGCCTTGGCTGGGGAGCGAGACATGGGCACTACCGAGTCTTGTTTTGCCATCCATATGGGCCGGTATCGGATTATTCCTTTTGATGCTTATGGGGGGAATTGCCAATATATCCAAAAGTTATTATGAAGCAGCTGAAATAGATGGTGCCTCGCAATGGCAGCAATTTTGGAAGGTGACGTTGCCTTTAGTATGGCCCCAGGTAAAAATTTCTGTGCTTTATATCGTTATCACAACATTAAATGGCTCTTTTATTCTGGTGCAAGTGATGACTGGTGGTGGACCAAATAATTCTACCCATGTGATGGGATCTTACCTTTATCAGCAGGCATTTGTACAATATAACTTCGGTTATGGAGCGACAATTGGTGTGATGATTTTAGCCCTTTCATTAATTACTGTACTCCTTTTACAATTGCTCATGCGAAGAGACAAAGTAGAGTATTAG
- a CDS encoding ABC transporter substrate-binding protein produces the protein MAVLLLVLMAACSSDDEETSVTGETNEAGEASEGDGEISGELEIQYFVGGYGDSWWKEVIADFQEEYPDVSITEYAGPNINDEMRTRWVSGDPPDVVYIDGAGSSETQMVEDGQLMNLTEWAEGIELENGDALLDSFIVEPGKFDGEIYSLPLVFDAWGTWYDKALFEENEYEVPTDFDSFMRSMEEVKEVEGVDPFVTSGEHPYYFLRGMLYPAFGAAGGDELLADLITGAEGAWSSDVVLETMKKVEQMQQEGMFDSGLGALNHTQSQMNFLLGDNAFIPVGFWLPNEMESDVPEGYEYGFIPSPMQDAGEAYAIVPDLRPLAIAEEAENPEAAKAFVEFVFSREYAMSFSEHTGAIMNVSDVDLTENENVPSYLIDANEMINDPEQVQIYEKPHPMSADLETPIGDALMSLMLGNMTAEEFVEEAEAAAANYR, from the coding sequence ATGGCTGTTTTACTGCTCGTTTTAATGGCAGCCTGTTCATCGGATGATGAAGAGACTTCAGTTACAGGGGAAACCAATGAAGCAGGAGAAGCTTCTGAAGGAGACGGGGAAATTTCAGGTGAACTCGAAATACAATATTTCGTTGGGGGCTATGGCGATTCCTGGTGGAAAGAAGTGATTGCTGATTTCCAAGAGGAATATCCGGATGTAAGCATTACGGAATATGCAGGTCCAAATATTAATGATGAAATGCGTACGCGCTGGGTTTCTGGAGATCCACCAGATGTTGTATATATTGACGGGGCAGGATCAAGTGAAACACAAATGGTAGAAGATGGTCAATTGATGAATCTAACGGAATGGGCTGAAGGTATTGAACTTGAAAATGGCGATGCTCTATTAGATAGTTTTATTGTAGAACCTGGGAAATTTGATGGAGAAATATATTCGCTTCCTTTAGTGTTTGATGCTTGGGGTACATGGTACGATAAAGCATTATTTGAAGAAAATGAATATGAGGTTCCAACAGATTTTGATAGTTTCATGCGTTCAATGGAAGAAGTTAAAGAAGTAGAAGGAGTTGACCCATTTGTAACAAGTGGAGAACATCCTTATTACTTCCTGCGAGGTATGCTTTATCCTGCATTTGGTGCGGCTGGCGGCGATGAGTTGCTGGCAGATCTGATTACAGGTGCAGAAGGTGCCTGGTCGAGTGACGTAGTGCTGGAGACAATGAAAAAGGTGGAACAGATGCAACAGGAGGGGATGTTTGATTCAGGCTTGGGCGCGTTAAATCATACACAATCGCAAATGAATTTCTTGCTTGGAGATAATGCTTTTATACCGGTTGGATTCTGGTTGCCAAATGAAATGGAAAGTGATGTGCCTGAAGGTTATGAATATGGTTTTATCCCGTCGCCAATGCAGGATGCTGGCGAAGCCTATGCAATTGTTCCGGATTTACGTCCTTTAGCCATTGCAGAAGAGGCAGAAAATCCAGAGGCTGCTAAGGCTTTTGTAGAATTTGTATTTTCAAGAGAATATGCGATGTCATTTTCTGAACATACGGGGGCAATTATGAATGTTTCCGACGTTGACTTAACAGAAAATGAAAATGTACCTTCCTATTTAATAGATGCAAATGAGATGATTAACGATCCGGAACAAGTGCAAATATACGAAAAGCCACATCCAATGAGTGCGGATTTGGAAACGCCAATTGGAGATGCTTTAATGTCTCTCATGTTAGGGAACATGACAGCGGAAGAATTTGTGGAAGAAGCGGAAGCTGCTGCAGCTAATTACCGTTAA
- the murQ gene encoding N-acetylmuramic acid 6-phosphate etherase yields MELSQLITEKRNQNSMNFDQMPTSEMLQTINEEDKKVAYAIESVLPQVEIAVEKIYKSLTNGGRLFYVGAGTSGRLGVIDASEMPPTFMTPPSLVQTVIAGGNDAFFTAVEGVEDKEEQGKADLKEKDITVHDAVIGITASGRTPYPIGALTYARELGACTISLACNENSLISKLADCAIEVIVGSEVLTGSTRMKAASSHKMILNMISTTVMVKLGKVYENLMVDVHASNYKLMERAKRIVMEITNATYEETSKVLTQTNHEVKPAIVMMEAGVTYQEAKKAIAISKGYVREAIDYFS; encoded by the coding sequence ATGGAGTTGTCTCAACTAATTACTGAGAAAAGAAATCAAAATAGTATGAATTTTGATCAGATGCCTACATCGGAAATGCTACAAACGATTAATGAGGAAGATAAAAAAGTTGCTTATGCTATCGAGTCGGTATTACCGCAAGTTGAAATTGCTGTAGAAAAGATTTATAAGTCACTTACGAATGGTGGAAGACTATTCTATGTAGGTGCGGGCACAAGTGGAAGGTTAGGTGTGATAGATGCTTCGGAAATGCCGCCTACTTTCATGACACCACCATCACTGGTGCAAACTGTGATAGCAGGTGGTAATGATGCATTCTTCACTGCCGTTGAAGGAGTAGAAGATAAAGAAGAGCAAGGAAAAGCGGATTTAAAAGAGAAAGACATTACCGTTCATGATGCTGTTATAGGAATTACAGCAAGTGGCAGAACGCCATATCCAATTGGAGCATTGACATACGCGCGTGAATTGGGAGCATGTACCATTTCCCTAGCATGTAATGAAAATTCATTAATTAGCAAATTAGCAGATTGTGCGATTGAAGTCATCGTCGGTTCAGAAGTTTTAACTGGATCCACACGTATGAAAGCAGCTAGCTCGCATAAAATGATATTGAACATGATTAGTACAACCGTGATGGTTAAGCTTGGAAAGGTTTATGAAAACTTAATGGTCGATGTTCATGCAAGTAATTATAAATTAATGGAGCGAGCAAAGCGGATCGTAATGGAGATTACAAATGCAACCTATGAGGAGACTTCGAAGGTGCTAACACAGACGAATCATGAAGTAAAGCCTGCCATTGTTATGATGGAAGCGGGAGTTACCTATCAAGAAGCAAAAAAGGCGATTGCGATAAGCAAAGGCTATGTGCGAGAAGCGATTGATTATTTCAGTTAA
- a CDS encoding TetR/AcrR family transcriptional regulator: MKSIFKMLEEELPHIDELSDKQQAVAQSALKLFSEKGFHQTSTKDIASHAQVSEGTVYKHFHNKENLLLGVLLPLYKEFIFPVVLKELYQSIQTEDEQPFYELLEKVVRNRLDFALQNKEAVILFAREIVFREDFKTMIKDVIPEQISKVFQPILVAYIKRGEVKDIAPTRMMYFIFTNIFSTALPALLLNRNITEQEVTQLIKLIYDGLRPEQ, translated from the coding sequence TTGAAATCTATTTTTAAAATGTTGGAAGAAGAATTGCCCCATATTGATGAACTATCTGATAAACAGCAGGCGGTCGCACAATCGGCGTTAAAGCTGTTTAGCGAAAAAGGCTTTCATCAGACATCTACAAAAGATATTGCAAGCCATGCGCAGGTGTCCGAGGGTACGGTATATAAGCATTTTCACAATAAGGAAAATTTATTATTAGGGGTATTGTTGCCTCTCTATAAGGAATTTATTTTTCCGGTTGTCCTCAAAGAACTCTATCAGTCGATCCAGACCGAAGACGAACAACCCTTCTATGAATTATTAGAGAAAGTAGTTCGGAACCGCTTGGACTTTGCCCTGCAAAATAAAGAGGCGGTTATTTTATTCGCAAGAGAAATCGTGTTTCGCGAAGATTTTAAAACAATGATAAAGGATGTTATCCCAGAACAAATAAGCAAAGTTTTTCAGCCGATATTAGTCGCATATATCAAACGGGGAGAGGTAAAGGATATCGCTCCAACACGAATGATGTATTTTATTTTTACCAATATCTTCAGTACGGCCTTGCCTGCATTGCTATTAAATCGCAACATAACTGAGCAGGAAGTGACACAACTTATAAAATTAATCTATGATGGATTACGCCCGGAACAGTAG
- a CDS encoding ABC transporter permease → MKILFLMKRIGKQVLRDKRTLALLFIAPILVIALLNYIFPDPDDEITIAAVNVDADIIDILEDEQVYVKEEQDIDAETYLQEGHANGVLEEKGEEWTLTILNDNPIDEGSTIQSSSQAVMESNITHLADNIEELIDNMQGISQAIEQMPPEVQENMDSEMMLDTEFDTTIDMDNEALSVNYIYGDDNHRFFDIINPVLVSFFVFFFVFLISGMAMLKERSSGTLDKLLSTPIKKSDIICGYLFGYGIFAVLQTAVIILFSVYILDMDIAGSLVTMFMINILLSFVALGLGLLLSTFVKSEFQMMQFIPLIIIPQIFFSGMLKVESMEPWLQWIAPIMPLYHAGNSMIDVVLKGAGFQDLLLPLSILFLLIVLFAILNIFGMRRYRKV, encoded by the coding sequence ATGAAAATCTTATTCTTGATGAAACGTATTGGTAAACAGGTACTCCGTGACAAGCGAACGCTTGCCTTATTGTTTATTGCACCGATCTTGGTCATTGCCTTACTCAATTATATCTTTCCCGATCCAGATGATGAAATAACAATTGCAGCTGTCAATGTAGATGCCGATATTATTGATATTTTAGAGGATGAGCAAGTTTATGTAAAAGAAGAACAAGATATTGATGCTGAAACCTATTTGCAAGAAGGCCATGCCAATGGCGTTCTCGAAGAAAAAGGAGAAGAATGGACGCTGACCATTCTTAATGATAATCCAATCGATGAAGGATCCACTATTCAAAGCAGCTCGCAAGCAGTGATGGAAAGCAACATCACTCATTTGGCTGATAACATAGAAGAATTGATTGATAACATGCAGGGGATATCTCAAGCTATCGAACAAATGCCGCCAGAAGTCCAAGAAAATATGGACTCGGAGATGATGTTGGATACGGAATTCGATACAACCATCGATATGGACAATGAGGCTCTGAGCGTGAACTATATTTATGGCGATGACAACCATCGTTTTTTTGATATTATTAATCCCGTGTTGGTTAGTTTCTTTGTTTTCTTCTTCGTCTTTCTTATTTCAGGAATGGCAATGTTAAAGGAAAGAAGTAGCGGGACATTAGACAAATTATTGTCCACTCCGATTAAAAAATCTGATATTATATGTGGTTATTTATTCGGTTATGGCATTTTCGCGGTGCTACAGACAGCTGTGATCATCTTGTTTTCTGTCTATATCTTGGATATGGACATCGCGGGATCGTTGGTTACGATGTTTATGATCAATATTCTACTAAGCTTCGTAGCCTTAGGACTTGGCTTGCTTTTATCTACCTTTGTTAAAAGTGAATTTCAAATGATGCAGTTTATCCCATTAATTATTATTCCTCAAATCTTTTTTTCGGGTATGCTGAAGGTGGAGAGCATGGAACCCTGGCTACAGTGGATAGCGCCAATCATGCCCCTCTATCACGCAGGAAATTCCATGATTGATGTTGTGCTCAAAGGCGCTGGATTTCAGGATTTGTTATTGCCGCTATCTATTTTGTTCTTATTGATTGTATTATTCGCAATCCTTAATATCTTTGGTATGAGACGGTATCGAAAGGTCTAG
- a CDS encoding ABC transporter ATP-binding protein yields the protein MIQVQHVSKHYGKQSVLNHVTVPIYDRHITGLIGPSGAGKTTLIKCIMGMEHSDTGSISMNNIQVPNRKLLNQIGYMAQSDSLYHDLTGIENIQFFAHMYRRKIAKRRIREILSLVQLEKEQHKLVEHYSGGMKRRLSLAIALINRPQFLILDEPTVGIDPVLKLDIWEQLHVLKEESTILITTHIMDEAMKCDQLLLMKNQGIAVRGTPQQILDNFKVDNIDQVFLKLEEEE from the coding sequence GTGATACAAGTCCAACATGTTTCCAAGCATTATGGAAAGCAATCCGTATTAAACCATGTTACTGTTCCGATATACGACCGCCATATTACTGGTTTAATTGGACCATCCGGAGCTGGGAAAACCACATTGATTAAATGCATCATGGGAATGGAACATTCTGACACAGGTTCGATCTCGATGAATAATATACAGGTGCCTAACCGTAAGTTGCTTAATCAAATCGGATATATGGCACAAAGCGATTCCTTATATCATGATTTGACCGGGATAGAGAATATCCAATTCTTCGCACATATGTACAGAAGAAAAATAGCTAAAAGACGGATAAGAGAAATATTGAGTCTCGTGCAACTTGAAAAAGAACAACACAAGCTGGTGGAACATTATTCAGGGGGGATGAAACGCCGACTTTCGCTTGCGATTGCCCTTATTAATCGCCCGCAATTTTTGATACTTGATGAACCTACCGTAGGGATTGACCCGGTATTAAAGCTGGATATTTGGGAACAACTCCATGTATTAAAGGAGGAAAGCACAATCTTGATTACCACCCATATCATGGACGAGGCAATGAAGTGTGATCAGCTACTATTAATGAAAAATCAAGGCATCGCGGTCCGTGGCACACCTCAGCAAATTTTAGATAACTTTAAAGTAGATAATATCGATCAGGTCTTCTTAAAATTGGAGGAAGAAGAATGA